ATGGAGGTCGACGTACTTGCGGAGGATCGCAGCATCGACGACCAGCCCGTGTGGCTCGATGCGAAGACCGTGGGCTACACCTATCGGGCCCCGGATGGAGTCCCGTCGGTGTGGGAGGTCCCGGCCGACGGCACCGGCACCCCCGTGAAGGTCGCCGACAACGCAGAGTCCCCGGCGCCCCTCACCTGAGAGGTGTCAGGCGCGGGCGCGCTGGATGGTGCCCAGGATGCCGTTGACGAAGGACGGCGACTCGTCGGTCGACAGGTCGCGGACCAGGTTCATCGCCTCGGTGATCGCAATCGCGTCGGCGACGTCGTCGACGTACAGCAACTCGTAGACGCCGAGACGGAGGACGTTGCGGTCCACCGCGGGCATGCGCTCGAGGGTCCAGCCCTGAGCGGCACCGCGGAGCAGCTCGTCGATCTCGTCCTGGTGCGCGACGACGCCACGGACGAGGTCACCCGTGTAGGGGTTCGTCGCGCCCTCGCCGTCGGCGATCGCCGTCAGCAGGGCCTTGATCGGGTCGTCGCCGCGGAGCTCGGAGGCGAAGAGGATGTCCAGCGCCCGCTTGCGGGCCTTGGAGCGTGCGCTCATCAGGACTTGACGCGGCTCTGGTACGAGCCGCCTTCGCGGGTGTCGACCTTGATCTTCTCGCCGTTCTCGATGAAGAGCGGGACCTGGATCTCGGCACCCGTCTCGAGCGTGGCCGGCTTGGTGCGCCCGGTCGCGGAGTCGCCCATGACACCCGGCTCGGTGTAGGTGATGGTGAGCTCGACCGAGGCCGGCAGCTCGACGTAGAGGACGCGGCCCTCGTTCATCGCGATGATGACATCGAGATTCTCGAGCATGAAGTCCGCGGCGTCGCCGACGATCTCCGGGCCGACCTCGAGCTGCTCGAAGGTGGTGCCGTCCATGAAGACGAACGACGTGCCGTCGTTGTAGAGGTACTGCCAGGTGCGCTTGTCGACCGTGGCCGTCTCGACCTTGGTGCCGGCGTTGAACGTCTTGTCGACGTTCTTGCCGGACTCGACGTTCTTGAGCTTGGTGCGAACGAACGCGGGGCCCTTGCCCGGCTTCACGTGCTGGAACTCCACCACCTGCCAGAGCTGGCCGTCGATGTTGAGAACCATGCCGTTCTTCAGGTCGTTCGTCGTTGCCATGAGCCGGTGCGCCTCTTCGTCGTTCGTGGGGTTCGGGTGGCCAGGGCGCCGTGCGCGCGGACCAGCGGCAGAGTCTATACGGCGAGCGGGTCCTCCTCCGCTTCCGCGTCGGATCGCCATGCCTCGACGTCGCGGGTGTTCAACGGGTCGCTACGTACTCCGGGTATGTTGCGCCGCATGAACCTCACGCCGATCCGCGCTGCCGTCGGAGCCGTTGTCGTCCTGGTCGCCGCGATGACACTGGGCTACCTCGCCAACCGAGGTGGGTCGTCCGACCAGACGCCCTCCGGCGAGAGCACGACGACGGGCACCACGGCGAGCACCACGGCGAGCACGGTGACCGGCGCTCCCACGCCGACCCCCACTCCGACCACGACGTCGGTGGTCCCGAGCAAGCCGGCCTCGGCCGAGCCGACTCAGGGCGCCTCGGCGTCATCGGCCTCATCCGGCACCCAGCGGGCGGCGCGGCCGACGCCGACCACGACCGAGATCACCTCCGACATGGGTCCGGGCGCACATGACGGCGACGGGGAGTAGTCACCCGTCGCCGCCCTGTGCGTGCATGCCGCTGAGTTGAGTCAGCGGAGCTCCCAGACCACCTTCACCGAGATGGACAGCTTCTGCTCACCGGGTTCGATCGGTGCGGACTTGAGCGCGTTTGCAGTGACCATGCTGTCCTCGGCGTACATCTGCGCATAGGGCTGCGGGCCACTGTCCGAACCGGTCTCCGTGATCCGGATGACCTTGCCCAGCTCGCGATCGGCGGCCTTTGCGAACTGCTGGGCCTTCTTGCGGGCGTCTGCGATGGCCTTGTCGCGCGCCTCCCCCATTGCCTCGTCCTTGTCACCGACCGAGAGCTTGAAGTCGTTGATCCGGGTCGCGTTGCCGCCCGCCTCGGCGGCCGCGCTGAGGACGTCGCCGGCCTTCTTGAGGTCCTTCATCGTCACCTTGACGGTCTGGGTGACGGTGTAGCCGGTGATCGTCGGCTTCCCGCGACCTTCGTAGTCGTACTCCGGCTGCAGGTCGAGTCCGCTCGTGCGGATGTCGCTCTTCTCCACGCCAGCAGCCAGCAGAGCGGCAATGACCTTGCCCTGAAGGCTGTCGGCTTCCGCCATGGCTCCCTTGGCGTCAGGCTTCGTCACCTGGACGCCGAGGGAAGCGGTCGCCCGATCCGGCACGACCGTCACCTTGCCCTGACCGGCCAGCGTGATCGTCTGCTCCCCGTTGCGCGCCGCGCCCCGGTGGCCCAGCGCGAAGGCAGCGAGGAGCACGACGGCGAGGACGGCGAGGAACGCGGTGATCTTGAGCGCGAGCGCGGTCGTGTGGTCCATGGGGTCTCCTGAAGATCGAGGGTTCAGGAGTGGGACGCGGCAGGGGCGCTGCCGGTTCCCGGACGGCCGCGGCCGGCTCTGCCCACTCAGTCCTGCGCGGTGAGCGCCGCGATGGACTCGAGCGCCTGGCGGTAGCCGTCGATGCCCTGGCCTGCGATCACGCGAGCCGCGTAGGGCGTGACGACCGAGGTGTGCCGGAACTCCTCCGGGCGCTGGCTCGGGTCCGAGATGTGCACCTCGACCAGCGGCGCGACGAGCTGCGCGCACGCGTCGAAGACGGCCCACGAGTAGTGGGTCCAGGCGGCGGCGTTGAGGACGACCGGAGTCGCGTCGTCAGCGGCCTCGTTGAGCCAGTCGAGCATCTCGCCCTCGTGGTTGGTCTGGCGCAGCTCGACGACCAGACCGATCTCCTCGCCCCACTGGCGGCACAGTTCGCCGAGCTGGTCGTGGGTGGTGGTGCCGTAGATCTCGGGCTGGCGGCGGCCCAGACGGCCCAGGTTCGGTCCGTTGAGGACCAGCACGTGCTTCATCACGAGGCAGCCTTTCCGGTCATGACGTCGTACGCCGCGCGGAGCTGGTACTCGGTCGGGCCCTCGAGCACGACCGGCGAGCCGACCTCGTCGAGCACGACGAAGCGCAGCGTGTTGCCGCGGGACTTCTTGTCCACCCGCATCGCGGCGAGCAGGTCCTCAAAGGAGGCGTTGTCGTAGGAGACGGGCAGTCCGACAGCGCCGAACGTCTCGGCATGCCGTGCGGCGAGGGCATCGTCGATGTGGCCGGTCAGGCGCGCGAGCTCGGCGACGAAGACGCAGCCGATCGCGACCGCCTCGCCGTGGCGCATGGTGAAGCCTTCGGCACGCTCGATCGCATGGGCCATCGTGTGGCCATAGTTGAGCGCCTCGCGACCCGGGTGACTGCCCGCTCCCCCGGTCTCCTTCAGGTCATCAACGACGACGTCGATCTTGACCTGGATGGCGCGCTGGACCAGCTCCGGCAGGACCTCGCCCGTGGGATCGGTGGCTGCGGACGGGTCGGCCTCGATCAGGCGGAGGATCTCGGGGTCGGCGATGAAGCCGCACTTCACGACCTCGCCGAAGCCGGAGATGAGCTCCTCGGTCGGCAGCGTGAGCAGCGTGTCGAGGTCGACCAGGACGCCCGCGGGCTCGTGGAACGCACCGACGAGGTTCTTGCCGGCTGAGGTGTTAATGCCGGTCTTGCCGCCGACTGCCGCGTCGACCATGGCGAGCAGCGTGGTGGGCACGTGCACGACCCGGACGCCGCGGAGCCAGCTCGCAGCCACGAATCCACCGGCGTCCGTGGTGGCGCCGCCGCCGAAGGTGACGACCGCGTCGGAGCGGGTGAAGCCGGCTTCGCCGAGCGCCTCCCAGCACTCGAAGATGACGTCTGCGGTCTTGGTCTGCTCACCACTGGGGAGGCCCAGTGCCAGCACGTCGTAGTCGTCGCGCAGCACGTCCATCACCGGCTGGGCCAGCTCGGCCAGCTCGGCTGCGTACAGGAACGCGACGCGCTGGACCTTGTCTCCCAGGATGGCGGGAAGCTTGCCGGCGATGCCGCGGCCGATCACGACGTCGTACGGCGACGCGCCGCCGACGTGGAGGGTGGTCTCACTGCTCAGGCCACTCATGCAGGGGGCTCCTCGATCAGGCGGATGATCTCCGCGGCCACGTCCTCGGCGGAGCGGCCGTCGGTCTCGACGGTGATGGTGGCTACGGCGGCATAGATGGGCGCGCGCTCGTCGAGCAGCTGCTTGATCCGGGCACGCACGTTGCCGAGCAGCAGCGGGCGGCCGCTGCCGAGCCCGACGCGCTTGACCGCATCGGCCAGGCCGACCTGGAGGTAGACGACCGTGTGGTCCGCCAGGTTCTTCTGCGTGACGTCGGCCAGGACGGCTCCCCCGCCGAGCGCCAGCACGCCGTCGTGGGTGTCGAGCGCGGCGGCAACCGCGTCGGCCTCGAGCGCACGGAAGACGGCCTCGCCGTCGTCCACGAAGATCTCGCTGACCGGCTTGCCGGCGGTGGCCTCGATGTCGTGGTCGGTGTCGCGGGCAGTCACGCCCCACGCGTCAGCGAGGAGGTGGGCGACCGTCGTCTTGCCCGCACCCATCGGGCCAATCAGGACGACCCGAGGACCGACCGCAGTAGTCACTTGAAGTTGATCGCGTCGAGGTAGGACTGGACGTTGCGGCGGGTCTCGCCGACCGAGTCGCCACCGAACTTCTCGATGACCGCGTCGGCCAGGACCAGGGCGACCATCGCCTCGGCAACGATGCCGGCGGCCGGGACCGCACAGACGTCGGAGCGCTGGTGGTGCGCAACGGTGGCCTCGCCGGTGGCGACGTCGACGGTGCGCAGCGCCTTCGGCACGGTCGCAATCGGCTTCATCGCGGCACGGACGCGAAGGACCTCGCCGGTGGACATGCCGCCCTCGGTGCCGCCCGAGCGACCCGACGTACGACGAAGGGCGCCGTCCTGCGTGACGATCTCGTCGTGCGCGAGGCTGCCCGGAGTGGCGGCGAGCTCGAAGCCGTCGCCGACCTCGACGCCCTTGATCGCCTGGATGCCCATGAGCGCGCCGGCCAGCTTGGCGTCGAGGCGACGGTCCCAGTGGACGTGTGAGCCGAGGCCCGGCGGCAGTCCGACCACGACGACCTCGACGACGCCGCCGAGGGTGTCGCCGTCCTTGTGCGCCTGGTCGATGCGCTCGACCATCTGCTTGGAGGCGTCAGGGTCGAGGCAGCGGACCTCGTCGTTGTCGAGGTAGGCGACGTCATCGGGCGCGGGGATCAGACCGGCCGGGGCACGGACCCCGCCCAGCTCGATCACGTGGCTGACGATGCGGGCACCGGTCGCCTGCTCGAGGAAGTTGCTGGCCACGCGACCGAGAGCCACACGGGCGGCGGTCTCGCGAGCGGACGCGCGCTCCAGGATCGGGCGGGCCTCGTCGAAGTCGTACTTCTGCATGCCGACCAGGTCGGCGTGGCCCGGACGTGGCCGGGTCAGCTTGGCATTGCGGCCGGTCTCCTTGAGCAGGGACGGGTCGACCGGGTCGGCCGACATCACGGTCTCCCACTTGGGCCACTCGGTGTTGCCGACCACCAGCGCGATCGGACCACCCTGCGTCTTGCCGTGGCGGACGCCACCGGTGATCGTGACCTCGTCCTGCTCGAACTTCATCCGCGCGCCGCGGCCATAGCCCAGGCGCCTTCGGGCGAGGGAGTCGGCGATGTCGTCGGTCGTCACCTCGACGTGTGCCGGGAGACCTTCGAGAATTGCGGTGAGCGACGGTCCGTGGGACTCGCCCGCAGTGAGCCAGCGAAGCATGGGGACAGTCTTTCATGCGTACGCCGCCGGGCCGGCGCCGCGCTGTCGTCGCGAGACTTGCGGCCCGGCCGGAGGGTTGCGGCAAACCCGTAGCGGGCCCAAGGGCAGGCTGCGAGGATCCCTCCGTGACCGATGCCCTCGCGCGTGCCCGCGCTGATCTCGCCGCGGGCCGCCCCTGGAAGGCGCGCGACCGCCTCACCGGTCTGCTTACCGTGCGGCAGGACCCCGAGCTGCTCGATCTCCTCGCCACCGTCCACTTCGAGATGCAGGACCTGCCTGCTGCGGGAGCGTTGTGGTTCGCGACCGGGCGAACTGACGCTGACGCCCTTGAGGCAATCGCGGCCAGGCTGGCGATGCAACCGGGATAGCAATCGGCTGCGTGCTGATCGCCATCGTCGCCTGCCTACTCCTGCTGATCCTGATCGGCATCTGGACCGTCGCAGGGTGGATCTGACCCTCAGGACAGTCCCGGGTCATCGAGGGCGCGACAGCCTCGCTACGGCCTCTCCGCGAGCCATTTGGGCGTGGACAAAGGGTTGCCTTCGAACAGGTGTTCGATTTAGAATGAGGCATGGCTCGGGCCTCGGAAACCACCGCCATCGGCGGCACCCACGACACCGACCTCGGCACCGCCGGGGCGGTCCTTGACGCTGTCGGAGTCCTGCGGATCACCGCCGACCGCGCCGAAGCACTCCTCCTCGCCCGCGCCTGCGACTGGGCCGACCTCCACCCCGCCGACGACCCCGCAGACGCCGCATGGGAGGCCCGTCCCGCGTTCGACGACACCCGCGACCAGACCGTCGACGAGCCCAGCTACGACGTCCCGTCGGTGCGGTGGACCGCGATCCCCGAGTTCGCCGCCCGCCTCGGCATCCCCACCGGCTCCGGCCAGCAGCTGATCCTGGAGTCCCTCGAGACCCGCCACCGCCTCCCCCGCCTCTGGGCCCGCGTCCAGGCCGGGCAAGTCCAGGCCTGGCGCGCCCGCCGCATCGCCTCACGCACCCTGCACGAGCCCGCCGACGTCGCCGAGTCCGTCGACAAGGAGATCGCCTCCATCGCCCAACGCGTCGGACTGGTCACCATCGACCGACTCATCGACGAAGCCCTCCTCCGACTCCACCCCGAAGAGGCCGAGCTGCGCCGCGAGCAGGCCCGCGAACACCGCCGCGTCGAGCTGCACACCGACGGCACTGCCGACGGGATCGCGCACATCGACATCACCACCGACACCCTCGACGCCCTCGACTTCGACTCCGCGGTCGCCGCCATCGCCCACCGCCTCGGCGAGCAAGGCGACACCGACCCCCTCGACGTACGCCGCGCCAAGGCCGTCGGCATCCTCGCCGACCCCGAAGCCGCCCTCGCCATCCTCACCGACCAGCCCGCGCAGCCCCCGGCCGACGCA
This genomic interval from Nocardioides cavernaquae contains the following:
- the nusB gene encoding transcription antitermination factor NusB gives rise to the protein MSARSKARKRALDILFASELRGDDPIKALLTAIADGEGATNPYTGDLVRGVVAHQDEIDELLRGAAQGWTLERMPAVDRNVLRLGVYELLYVDDVADAIAITEAMNLVRDLSTDESPSFVNGILGTIQRARA
- the efp gene encoding elongation factor P is translated as MATTNDLKNGMVLNIDGQLWQVVEFQHVKPGKGPAFVRTKLKNVESGKNVDKTFNAGTKVETATVDKRTWQYLYNDGTSFVFMDGTTFEQLEVGPEIVGDAADFMLENLDVIIAMNEGRVLYVELPASVELTITYTEPGVMGDSATGRTKPATLETGAEIQVPLFIENGEKIKVDTREGGSYQSRVKS
- a CDS encoding SIMPL domain-containing protein: MDHTTALALKITAFLAVLAVVLLAAFALGHRGAARNGEQTITLAGQGKVTVVPDRATASLGVQVTKPDAKGAMAEADSLQGKVIAALLAAGVEKSDIRTSGLDLQPEYDYEGRGKPTITGYTVTQTVKVTMKDLKKAGDVLSAAAEAGGNATRINDFKLSVGDKDEAMGEARDKAIADARKKAQQFAKAADRELGKVIRITETGSDSGPQPYAQMYAEDSMVTANALKSAPIEPGEQKLSISVKVVWELR
- a CDS encoding type II 3-dehydroquinate dehydratase, translated to MKHVLVLNGPNLGRLGRRQPEIYGTTTHDQLGELCRQWGEEIGLVVELRQTNHEGEMLDWLNEAADDATPVVLNAAAWTHYSWAVFDACAQLVAPLVEVHISDPSQRPEEFRHTSVVTPYAARVIAGQGIDGYRQALESIAALTAQD
- the aroB gene encoding 3-dehydroquinate synthase, with the translated sequence MSGLSSETTLHVGGASPYDVVIGRGIAGKLPAILGDKVQRVAFLYAAELAELAQPVMDVLRDDYDVLALGLPSGEQTKTADVIFECWEALGEAGFTRSDAVVTFGGGATTDAGGFVAASWLRGVRVVHVPTTLLAMVDAAVGGKTGINTSAGKNLVGAFHEPAGVLVDLDTLLTLPTEELISGFGEVVKCGFIADPEILRLIEADPSAATDPTGEVLPELVQRAIQVKIDVVVDDLKETGGAGSHPGREALNYGHTMAHAIERAEGFTMRHGEAVAIGCVFVAELARLTGHIDDALAARHAETFGAVGLPVSYDNASFEDLLAAMRVDKKSRGNTLRFVVLDEVGSPVVLEGPTEYQLRAAYDVMTGKAAS
- a CDS encoding shikimate kinase, encoding MTTAVGPRVVLIGPMGAGKTTVAHLLADAWGVTARDTDHDIEATAGKPVSEIFVDDGEAVFRALEADAVAAALDTHDGVLALGGGAVLADVTQKNLADHTVVYLQVGLADAVKRVGLGSGRPLLLGNVRARIKQLLDERAPIYAAVATITVETDGRSAEDVAAEIIRLIEEPPA
- the aroC gene encoding chorismate synthase; this encodes MLRWLTAGESHGPSLTAILEGLPAHVEVTTDDIADSLARRRLGYGRGARMKFEQDEVTITGGVRHGKTQGGPIALVVGNTEWPKWETVMSADPVDPSLLKETGRNAKLTRPRPGHADLVGMQKYDFDEARPILERASARETAARVALGRVASNFLEQATGARIVSHVIELGGVRAPAGLIPAPDDVAYLDNDEVRCLDPDASKQMVERIDQAHKDGDTLGGVVEVVVVGLPPGLGSHVHWDRRLDAKLAGALMGIQAIKGVEVGDGFELAATPGSLAHDEIVTQDGALRRTSGRSGGTEGGMSTGEVLRVRAAMKPIATVPKALRTVDVATGEATVAHHQRSDVCAVPAAGIVAEAMVALVLADAVIEKFGGDSVGETRRNVQSYLDAINFK
- a CDS encoding DUF6584 family protein yields the protein MTDALARARADLAAGRPWKARDRLTGLLTVRQDPELLDLLATVHFEMQDLPAAGALWFATGRTDADALEAIAARLAMQPG
- a CDS encoding HNH endonuclease signature motif containing protein: MARASETTAIGGTHDTDLGTAGAVLDAVGVLRITADRAEALLLARACDWADLHPADDPADAAWEARPAFDDTRDQTVDEPSYDVPSVRWTAIPEFAARLGIPTGSGQQLILESLETRHRLPRLWARVQAGQVQAWRARRIASRTLHEPADVAESVDKEIASIAQRVGLVTIDRLIDEALLRLHPEEAELRREQAREHRRVELHTDGTADGIAHIDITTDTLDALDFDSAVAAIAHRLGEQGDTDPLDVRRAKAVGILADPEAALAILTDQPAQPPADAGQPAEPERPGRPARPRKQIVLHVHLSEAAITGTEPVGRLDTTRTPVLRETIRAWAGRDDINLTVVPVIDLNDDVQVGQYEIPDRIKRRVELTRPTCAHPWCNRTAEHCDKDHVVPYDSGGSTSTDNLAPLCRRHHRLKTLTAWDYEILPPATYLWTSPHGRKYLVDNTGTTDVTP